A single Anopheles arabiensis isolate DONGOLA chromosome 2, AaraD3, whole genome shotgun sequence DNA region contains:
- the LOC120894902 gene encoding alpha-tocopherol transfer protein-like — protein sequence MKTIQFANVEDQYRRYAGELRATDVQKLGEWVKGQPHLPPVTELELILFLHSNYYDLEAAQRTIECYYTFRTSCKNLFGNRNLDKDAILMAMDVLDLAILPELTPEGYRVMLAKIVDPDASKFSLSSLLTLALMCVDIQLWEEGCNNGSILIIDMDGIHLGHLPKLGIFTLKDLLYFIQEGLPIRLKGLHLANVVPFIDRIMTMIRPFMKKELLEMLHLHTKMHTLFPYIPQHLLPSDYGGMAQSRKLLRDNLYNYTISCGDHLARYDQDKRVVESKRLAKPRTMGNFFGLL from the exons ATGAAAACCATCCAGTTCGCTAACGTCGAAGACCAGTACCGAAGGTATGCAGGCGAACTGCGAGCTACTGATGTGCAGAAGTTAGGCGAGTGGGTGAAAGGCCAACCGCATCTACCACCAGTTACCGAGCTCGAATTGATCCTGTTTCTACACTCAAATTACTACGATCTGGAGGCTGCACAACGTACGATCGAGTGCTACTATACTTTTCGAACGAGCTGTAAGAATCTGTTCGGCAACAGAAACCTCGATAAAGATGCGATACTGATGGCGATGGATGTGCT CGATTTAGCCATCCTTCCGGAACTAACGCCCGAAGGATATCGAGTGATGCTGGCCAAGATCGTTGACCCAGACGCAAGTAAATTTTCCCTCAGCTCCTTGCTGACGCT TGCGCTCATGTGTGTTGATATCCAACTTTGGGAGGAAGGATGTAATAACGGATCGATCCTCATCATCGACATGGACGGCATTCATCTTGGACACCTGCCGAAGCTGGGCATATTTACGCTTAAAGATTTGCTGTACTTCATACAGGAAGGCTTACCAATTCGGCTTAAGGGACTACATCTTGCCAACGTGGTGCCGTTCATCGATCGCATCATGACCATGATCAGGCCGTTCATGAAGAAAGAGTTGCTTGAAATGCTCCATTTACACACCAAGATGCATACTCTTTTCCCTTACATCCCTCAACATCTCCTGCCTTCCGATTATGGAGGTATGGCACAGTCACGCAAATTATTACGAG ataaTTTATACAACTACACAATCAGTTGTGGAGATCATCTAGCCAGATACGATCAGGACAAGCGGGTAGTCGAGAGCAAACGACTCGCCAAACCGCGCACAATGGGGAACTTTTTCGGATTGCTGTGA
- the LOC120898643 gene encoding A disintegrin and metalloproteinase with thrombospondin motifs 9-like: MEFPMPNTQYSSFRNDVQPNQSMKNVNYQPTAEPSPVPRGQWRAYSYSNCSAECDGGFKKRLVRCLSETGQTLDERYCPHPKPVTQINCANVRCPSWNFGTWSKCNDECIRSRQVLCQDHRGKESDQCSTELKPPAVESCCSFKWRVTCAGSCDAEGRRKPNVICKRLYPKSIDNPHPLRTGRKVDPKYCANARMPTPAKLKKKCSKPCPFRWVPGNWSECSVGCGTGRTVRNVTCTNGRTIMPKACNAMLKPPNTKVCEALTHCRWRISKPNKCNCKGKQNRTVKCYDEKMKVESNRCSESTRPSKTASCQKPPGCRTALRNRHHEPVYRNCNDARRKHKTDGEYMMHVNGTKAKIYCHGMATDTPTEYLSLPAGPTENYAIYINRRAADANKCENSQRDWADSSISYGATHYRKIRINVSTLQVHTNDFRFTNSSGKKQPFGSAGDCYSNTGRCPQGDFAINLKGTPFRIRPHTSWEKSGVHAVIKFLVPLQPPYQKVRALCGGYCGSCSVSRRTNLYLELM; this comes from the exons ATGGAATTT CCAATGCCTAACACCCAATACTCATCCTTTCGGAACGACGTACAGCCAAACCAGagcatgaaaaatgtcaactaCCAACCGACTGCAGAGCCAAGCCCTGTGCCGCGCGGACAGTGGCGTGCCTATAGCTATTCCAACTGCAGTGCCGAATGTGACGGCGGTTTTAAAAAGCGCCTGGTGCGCTGCCTGTCCGAAACGGGCCAGACATTGGATGAGCGGTACTGTCCCCATCCCAAACCGGTGACTCAGATCAATTGCGCCAACGTTCGCTGTCCTTCCTGGAACTTCGGTACCTGGAGCAAG TGTAATGACGAATGCATACGCTCCCGTCAGGTCCTGTGTCAGGATCACCGTGGCAAAGAAAGCGACCAATGCTCGACCGAATTGAAACCGCCCGCTGTGGAATCGTGTTGTAGCTTTAAATGGAGAGTCACC TGCGCCGGATCTTGCGATGCCGAGGGTCGCCGCAAGCCGAATGTCATCTGCAAGCGGCTGTATCCCAAGTCGATCGACAATCCGCATCCGCTCAGAACTGGGCGCAAAGTCGACCCGAAGTACTGTGCCAACGCTAGAATGCCGACGCCAGCCAAGCTGAAGAAAAAGTGTAGCAAACCGTGCCCGTTCCGCTGGGTTCCCGGGAACTGGTCTGAG TGTTCGGTTGGGTGCGGCACCGGTAGAACAGTGCGAAATGTGACCTGCACCAATGGCCGTACGATCATGCCGAAAGCCTGCAACGCGATGCTGAAACCCCCGAATACGAAGGTCTGCGAAGCGCTCACTCACTGCCGCTGGAGAATTTCGAAGCCGAACAAA TGCAACTGTAAGGGTAAGCAGAATCGCACCGTTAAGTGCTACGACGAAAAGATGAAGGTCGAGTCGAACCGCTGCTCGGAAAGCACACGGCCGAGCAAGACTGCATCCTGCCAGAAACCACCGGGATGCCGCACCGCGTTGCGCAACCGCCATCACGAACCCGTCTACCGCAATTGCAACGATGCGCGGCGCAAGCATAAAACGGACGGCGAGTACATGATGCACGTCAATGGGACGAAGGCTAAGATCTACTGCCACGGTATGGCGACGGACACGCCGACCGAATATCTCTCCCTGCCCGCCG GTCCCACGGAAAACTATGCCATCTACATCAATCGACGAGCGGCCGATGCGAACAAGTGTGAAAACTCGCAACGCGATTGGGCGGACTCGAGCATTAGCTACGGTGCGACGCATTACCGCAAGATCCGCATCAACGTGTCGACGCTGCAGGTGCACACGAACGACTTCCGGTTCACGAACAGCTCCGGCAAGAAGCAACCGTTCGGTTCGGCCGGTGACTGCTACAGCAATACGGGCCGTTGTCCGCAGGGTGACTTTGCGATCAATCTCAAGGGCACACCGTTTCGCATTCGACCCCACACTTCGTGGGAAAAGTCTGGTGTCCACGCGGTCATAAAGTTCCTGGTGCCG CTGCAACCGCCGTATCAAAAGGTTCGGGCACTTTGTGGTGGCTACTGTGGGAGTTGCTCTGTGTCACGACGTACCAATCTGTATCTGGAGCTAATGTAG
- the LOC120907774 gene encoding A disintegrin and metalloproteinase with thrombospondin motifs 9-like, translating into MKKHPDNCMLNHPSLDLMTSGSMDSMLAGEKFTNDKQCELVFGNGSKICSYMPPCARLWCSWENEMSGCKTQHMPWADGTECQEGHWCQKASVFNECSRTCGGGIQARTRECDSPKPKNGGKFCTGLRIEYRPCNTQPCPSWRYNFREEQCHEMDGQNFDVPSLEPNVRWTPKYGTPVADQCKLLCRVQDKSLYFMLKEKVIDGTPCTFPEDSFDMCINGQCRKAGCDYVLNSDAKLDQCGVCRGDNSTCRPVTGRLNLGKGVVRRVSSDGPMEFRIPEGATSINIINTGYMKDACYLSVMSGNEIIFNDPKHLTPHTSRHRLFAGVRLEYTVTSSEERITSTFGRPLKEKLTVRVIQKKHVELHKGFVDYSYMVPVHPFGNTLSNAIYSKVEPDPYDHPHHTHHSHYSGNSVHRLQPTVAPTPESPYRWELAPWTECDQQCTGKKRRTAICVDAEAQQQVSPDYCNQSVKPQDEFESCNTECHFYWEPGRTECSSACGEGTKKIEYKCVRSYSQTQRKEHVDDAMCYGSTKPVNIRETCMGPCMNATWLYSQWNKVTSKLYYHPAHCHALF; encoded by the exons AAAACATCCAGATAACTGCATGCTGAACCACCCTTCGCTTGATCTGATGACGTCCGGCAGTATGGACTCGATGCTGGCGGGAGAAAAGTTCACCAACGACAAGCAGTGCGAGCTGGTGTTTGGCAATGGATCAAAAATCTGCTCCTACATGCCGCCGTGCGCACGGCTTTGGTGCAGCTGGGAGAACGAGATGTCCGGCTGCAAAACGCAACACATGCCCTGGGCGGACGGTACCGAGTGTCAGGAGGGACACTGGTGCCAAAAGgccagtgt ATTCAACGAATGCTCGCGAACATGCGGTGGCGGCATACAGGCGCGCACCCGCGAGTGCGACTCGCCCAAGCCAAAAAACGGGGGCAAATTCTGCACCGGATTACGCATCGAGTATCGGCCCTGTAACACGCAGCCCTGCCCGAGCTGGCGGTACAACTTCCGCGAAGAGCAGTGCCACGAGATGGACGGCCAGAACTTTGACGTACCTTCGCTGGAGCCGAATGTACGATGGACGCCTAAGTATGGCACACCGGTGGCGGACCAGTGCAAGCTGCTGTGCCGCGTGCAGGACAAGAGTCTGTACTTTATGCTGAAGGAAAAGGTGATTGATGGCACACCGTGCACGTTTCCCGAGGACAGCTTCGATATGTGCATTAATGGGCAGTGTCGCAAGGCGGGATGCGATTATGTGCTCAATTCGGACGCCAAGCTCGACCAATGCGGTGTGTGCAGAGGGGACAACTCTACCTGCCGGCCGGTCACCGGACGCCTTAATTTAGGCAAGGGTGTCGTACGCAGGGTGTCGTCCGACGGCCCAATGGAGTTCCGCATACCGGAAGGAGCCACCAGCATTAACATCATTAACACGGGCTACATGAAGGATGCATGTTATTTGA gtGTAATGAGTGGCAACGAAATCATCTTTAACGACCCGAAACATCTCACACCGCACACGAGCAGGCACCGATTGTTTGCTGGCGTGCGACTAGAATACACTGTCACCAGTTCCGAAGAACGCATCACATCCACCTTTGGGCGACCGCTCAAGGAAAAGCTAACGGTGCGAGTTATCCAAAAAAAGCACGTCGAGCTACACAAAGGCTTCGTAGACTACAGCTACATGGTTCCAGTACACCCGTTCGGAAATACGCTCTCCAACGCGATATACTCGAAAGTCGAACCTGATCCCTACGATCATCCTCACCATACGCATCATTCGCACTACAGTGGCAACAGTGTCCACCGGTTGCAGCCCACGGTTGCGCCGACGCCAGAATCACCCTACCGATGGGAGTTGGCGCCGTGGACGGAGTGCGACCAGCAGTGCACGGGTAAGAAGCGTCGTACGGCCATCTGTGTCGACGCCGAGGCGCAGCAGCAAGTGTCGCCGGACTATTGCAACCAATCGGTCAAACCGCAGGACGAGTTCGAGTCATGCAACACGGAATGTCATTTCTA CTGGGAGCCCGGCCGTACGGAATGTTCCAGTGCGTGCGGCGAGGGCACCAAGAAGATCGAGTACAAATGCGTCCGATCGTACTCGCAGACGCAACGCAAGGAACACGTGGACGATGCAATGTGCTACGGCTCGACGAAACCGGTCAACATCCGGGAAACGTGCATGGGTCCCTGCATGAACGCGACCTGGCTGTACTCGCAATGGAATAAGGTTACAAGCAAGCTCTACTACCACCCG gcgcaCTGTCATGCTTTATTCTAA